In Thunnus thynnus chromosome 13, fThuThy2.1, whole genome shotgun sequence, the following proteins share a genomic window:
- the LOC137195196 gene encoding collagenase 3-like — translation MKTINLSILLSLAVAVHCVPISQVAVQDEQFAESYLKKFFNLTEETGPTIRRGISPAVKKLTEMQRFFGLQITGRLDADTMAMMKKPRCGVPDVDSARFSTFGNNLKWQKNSLTYRIENYTPDMSVAEVDDSMEKALQVWAKVTPLRFTRIYSGIADIMISFGRRSHGDFYPFDGPDGTLAHAFAPAPGIGGDAHFDDDETFTFRSNSGYVLFMVAAHEFGHSLGLSHSTDPGALMYPNYIYRNPDTFVLPRDDVNGIQSLYGPNKDPVQPGPTPPTTPDACDSTMVLDAVATLRGEMYFFKDSFFWRSYPQSNKPQQSLITTFWPNAPVNIDAAYESKQSDDVLLFKDRKVWAFSGYDLVPGYPKTISSFGLPITVEKIDAAMYDVDSRKTLFFVGRDYYSYDETKQAMDEGFPKRVDETFSGMTGKVTAALQYRGFTYLYSGPQMFEYSMGSGRLFRVLRNSYFLRCTNF, via the exons ATGAAGACAATCAATCTCAGCATTCTACTAAGCCTGGCAGTCGCAGTTCACTGCGTGCCAATATCACAGGTTGCTGTTCAAGATGAGCAATTTGCAGAG AGCTACCTGAAGAAATTCTTCAACCTAACTGAGGAGACCGGTCCAACTATCAGACGGGGGATCAGCCCAGCGGTCAAGAAGCTGACTGAGATGCAGCGATTCTTTGGTCTCCAGATCACTGGGAGGCTGGATGCTGACACCATGGCGATGATGAAGAAGCCCCGCTGTGGCGTTCCAGATGTGGACTCTGCTCGTTTCTCCACCTTTGGAAATAACCTCAAGTGGCAGAAAAACAGTCTTACGTACAG GATTGAGAACTACACACCTGACATGTCTGTGGCAGAGGTAGATGACTCCATGGAGAAAGCACTGCAGGTTTGGGCCAAAGTCACTCCTCTGAGATTCACAAGAATCTACAGCGGCATAGCTGACATCATGATCTCCTTTGGCCGCCGAT CACATGGTGATTTTTACCCCTTTGATGGCCCTGATGGCACTCTTGCCCATGCCTTCGCCCCAGCCCCTGGCATTGGAGGAGATGCTCATTTTGACGATGATGAGACCTTCACCTTCCGCTCAAACTCTG GATACGTCCTGTTCATGGTAGCTGCCCATGAGTTTGGCCACTCCCTGGGCTTGTCTCACTCTACAGATCCTGGTGCTCTCATGTACCCCAACTATATATACAGAAACCCTGACACCTTTGTTCTCCCCCGGGATGATGTCAATGGCATCCAGTCTCTCTATG GTCCAAATAAGGATCCAGTTCAGCCTGGACCTACGCCTCCCACCACCCCTGATGCCTGTGATTCTACCATGGTATTGGACGCTGTGGCCACCCTGCGAGGAGAGATGTACTTCTTCAAAGACAG CTTCTTCTGGCGTAGCTACCCTCAGAGCAATAAACCTCAGCAAAGTCTCATCACAACCTTCTGGCCTAATGCCCCTGTCAACATCGACGCTGCTTATGAGAGCAAACAATCAGATGATGTCCTACTCTTTAAAG ATCGTAAAGTGTGGGCTTTCAGTGGCTATGACCTTGTACCTGGCTATCCTAAAACAATTTCCAGTTTTGGTCTGCCCATAACTGTGGAGAAAATCGATGCTGCTATGTATGACGTTGATTCTCGCAAGACTCTGTTCTTTGTGGGCAGAGATTACTACAG ttatGATGAGACCAAACAGGCTATGGACGAGGGATTCCCCAAACGTGTTGATGAGACCTTCTCTGGCATGACCGGCAAGGTGACAGCAGCTCTCCAGTACAGAG GTTTCACTTATCTCTACAGTGGACCCCAAATGTTTGAGTACAGCATGGGGAGTGGCAGGTTGTTCCGTGTGCTGAGAAACAGCTACTTCTTGCGTTGCACTAACTTCTAG